One genomic region from Bartonella australis AUST/NH1 encodes:
- a CDS encoding DUF4159 domain-containing protein, translating to MSFGSPLLLLGLFALPLLWWLLKKTPPPPHKELFPPLRLLLKQAGQQTMADRTSWWMLLLRLTIAASVIIALARPNWNEKPVMFSGSQQFALIIDNGWASAEAWQKRIAVAQSLLTQAEKNKKSVYLLATAEDNTQIDLLSAKETIQHLRHLQSRPWPTNRVDALKKLIEKIGKETLDIVYLSDGLQTSEDNQAFALIEQLKPQTLLWYSTDISNLVGITTIENDNGSMAARVIRATARGKTAVTLNLYNAKNQLLGRFSASFREGETATLVPFNLPLELRNDIAWIKINDHPQAAATFLVDKHNQINRVALLSPSINKMVQPLLSPFYYVIKALQGHAQLITAEGGELSGDISNLLEQNPSVFIMGDIVNISKEAEKKLSDFVNKGGVLIRFAGENLSTAQHYDSLLPVPLRHGKRLLGSVMSWAKPQKLASFTESKLFFDLPFPEDVTVSRQILAEPNSDLFEKTWLSLADGTPLITAATRGKGTLVFVHIAPDPTWSNLPLSGFFTQMLQKLIALSAHENETSMQIKAATIQPPWKILTADGQLQTPPSHVAPLVIDAQKPPLPSYRTPPGLYGFKDNLHAFNLLNHSSRLVKQSPLPPYLNEVTLSYDIKEKDLTGLFFGLASLLLALDSFLVLWAGRAFFLNRKSSILLLLFCVASFDISPPNISVVHAQSSEKYNEITVQAAGSTHLAYVATNNYEIDATSKSGLETLSRFIAERTMLSPGSVVALDLDKDELAFYPLIYWPIDANSPMPTRKSLEKISAFMKHGGTILFDTRDQISANLDLEGTATPASQRLRAILNELNIPSLEPASSDHVVARSFYIMPDFPGRYRGSLLWVEASSVNKESKNSIAAGDNVSSLLITANNFADAWALDEKGTWKYPLVPNDPMQRLWAFRAGLNIVIYTLTGNYKADQVHVPALLERFNRERRR from the coding sequence TTGAGTTTTGGATCCCCCTTACTTTTGCTTGGGCTTTTTGCTTTACCGCTTCTATGGTGGTTATTGAAAAAAACACCTCCTCCTCCTCATAAAGAGCTCTTTCCTCCTTTACGCCTTTTGTTGAAGCAAGCTGGTCAGCAAACGATGGCTGACCGCACATCTTGGTGGATGTTATTATTACGGTTAACTATAGCGGCCTCGGTCATTATTGCCTTAGCACGTCCTAATTGGAACGAAAAACCTGTTATGTTTTCGGGGTCTCAGCAATTTGCGCTCATCATCGATAATGGGTGGGCATCTGCCGAAGCATGGCAAAAACGCATTGCTGTCGCGCAATCTCTGCTCACACAAGCAGAGAAAAACAAGAAGAGTGTTTATCTTCTTGCAACAGCTGAGGACAATACTCAAATTGATCTTCTATCTGCAAAAGAAACAATACAACATTTAAGGCATTTACAATCTCGGCCTTGGCCTACTAACCGTGTAGATGCACTTAAAAAACTCATTGAAAAAATTGGCAAAGAAACCCTCGATATCGTCTACTTGAGCGATGGACTACAAACAAGTGAAGATAATCAGGCTTTTGCTTTAATTGAACAGTTAAAGCCCCAAACGCTCCTGTGGTACTCAACTGATATCTCTAATCTAGTCGGTATAACAACCATAGAAAATGATAATGGAAGCATGGCAGCGCGCGTTATCCGTGCGACCGCCCGCGGTAAAACTGCGGTGACATTGAATCTTTATAACGCAAAAAATCAGCTCCTTGGCCGTTTTAGCGCGAGCTTCCGCGAAGGAGAGACCGCAACTCTCGTCCCTTTCAACTTACCGCTTGAATTGCGTAATGATATTGCGTGGATTAAAATTAACGACCATCCTCAAGCTGCCGCAACCTTTTTGGTCGACAAACATAATCAGATAAATCGTGTTGCTCTCCTATCACCAAGCATCAACAAAATGGTACAGCCCCTACTTTCCCCATTTTACTACGTTATCAAAGCGCTGCAAGGGCACGCACAACTTATTACAGCTGAAGGAGGAGAGCTTTCAGGCGATATCAGCAACTTACTTGAACAAAATCCATCTGTCTTTATTATGGGCGATATCGTTAATATCTCAAAAGAAGCAGAAAAAAAGCTCTCCGATTTTGTGAATAAAGGGGGAGTACTTATCCGCTTTGCCGGAGAGAATCTGAGCACTGCCCAACATTACGACAGCTTACTCCCTGTTCCACTACGTCACGGAAAACGCCTACTTGGAAGTGTTATGTCGTGGGCAAAACCGCAAAAACTCGCATCTTTTACAGAAAGTAAGCTTTTCTTTGATCTTCCTTTTCCAGAAGACGTTACTGTCTCACGTCAAATCTTGGCAGAACCAAATTCAGATCTTTTTGAAAAAACATGGCTCAGCCTTGCTGATGGCACTCCCCTTATTACAGCTGCTACCCGAGGCAAAGGGACGCTCGTTTTTGTTCATATTGCGCCTGATCCCACATGGTCAAACCTCCCGCTTTCCGGATTTTTTACACAAATGTTGCAAAAGCTTATCGCGCTCAGTGCGCACGAAAATGAGACCTCGATGCAAATAAAAGCAGCGACGATACAGCCCCCTTGGAAAATATTGACAGCCGACGGCCAATTGCAAACACCTCCCTCACATGTTGCCCCGCTGGTCATTGACGCGCAAAAACCGCCTCTTCCCTCTTACCGTACCCCACCCGGACTTTACGGCTTTAAAGATAATCTTCATGCATTTAATTTACTAAACCATTCATCACGCTTAGTAAAACAATCACCGTTACCACCCTACCTCAACGAAGTTACTTTATCCTATGATATAAAAGAAAAAGATCTTACCGGACTATTTTTTGGATTAGCTAGTTTGTTATTAGCTCTGGACAGCTTTTTAGTTTTATGGGCGGGTAGAGCTTTTTTTCTCAACCGAAAAAGCAGTATTCTGCTTCTTCTCTTTTGTGTGGCAAGCTTCGACATTTCACCCCCTAATATATCAGTTGTTCATGCACAATCTTCTGAAAAATATAATGAAATCACCGTGCAGGCAGCTGGTTCTACCCATCTTGCTTATGTCGCAACCAATAATTATGAAATTGACGCAACAAGTAAGAGCGGGCTGGAGACGCTTAGTCGTTTCATTGCAGAACGCACAATGCTTTCACCTGGTTCAGTGGTAGCACTTGATCTTGATAAAGACGAACTGGCTTTTTATCCTCTCATTTACTGGCCAATTGATGCTAATAGTCCTATGCCAACAAGAAAAAGCCTCGAAAAAATAAGTGCTTTTATGAAACACGGCGGCACAATTTTATTTGATACTCGTGATCAGATAAGCGCCAATCTCGACCTTGAAGGAACTGCTACCCCAGCCAGCCAAAGATTGCGTGCCATATTAAATGAATTAAACATTCCATCCCTTGAACCAGCATCATCCGATCACGTCGTTGCCCGTTCCTTTTATATTATGCCCGATTTTCCTGGACGCTACCGCGGTTCACTTTTATGGGTTGAAGCATCATCAGTGAATAAAGAGAGCAAAAATTCTATTGCTGCTGGTGACAATGTCAGTTCTCTTCTGATTACCGCTAATAATTTCGCTGACGCTTGGGCTCTGGACGAAAAAGGCACATGGAAATATCCGCTTGTTCCTAATGACCCTATGCAACGTCTTTGGGCATTTCGTGCAGGATTAAACATTGTCATTTATACGCTCACGGGAAACTACAAAGCCGATCAGGTACATGTTCCCGCACTATTAGAGCGCTTTAACAGAGAAAGAAGGCGATGA
- a CDS encoding glutamine amidotransferase yields MIPSITFQPFLPISWLLFLGGLTTLFIIIGLITQRDRALLRSMASASLILVLLNPTLIKEQREPVKSTVGIVIDHSESQTFGTRAQDTDTARAQLINELSHYTQFELRFIEVGKSSDNHYASSTNLFNALAHAISDIPPSRYAGTILITDGQIHDIPSLPELNHNAPINALITGKKNEFDRQIKFVSPPRFALVNKPQTLSILVEDKGKIRESVPAQANITVSVNGQDVGHYSVTPGVIFQTEITLSHAEKNVIQVTTDTYEGELSLDNNHAITIIEGIKENLRVLLISGAPYNGERTWRDLLKSDSNIDLVHFTILRPAEKADDTPSSQLSLVVFPTTKLFVEDINNFDLIILDGYQHSTTFPLIYYDYIAQYVKQGGALLMVTGPEFTEESSLAKTPLISVLPALPSGAIIQKPFRPTLTKEGERHPVTRDLATPAYPASQWGRWLRQIAIQNTGKSIAVMKGADEEPLLLLSRVGEGRVGMLLSDESWLWARGFEGGGPYAALYRRISHWLMKEPELEEEKLSAISDHNRLTIRRQTLQNHPGPTEVIFPSGKKENITLTKEKEGIFTGAINTDEIGLFTIRNGDQTVLSPVGISNNLEFSDLISTEEKLAPISKHTGGHIIRLHNEKKNDIHLPPIKLIQSQTGQVSPFSHSIVLKEATETRSVNISHFSLFSGFFALLTCLLLLGGTWYRENY; encoded by the coding sequence ATGATACCATCTATTACCTTTCAGCCTTTTTTGCCTATCTCTTGGCTTCTGTTTTTAGGAGGACTAACCACCCTTTTTATAATTATAGGCCTTATTACACAACGTGATAGAGCTTTATTGCGCTCTATGGCGTCGGCCTCACTTATCCTTGTTTTGCTCAATCCCACGCTCATAAAAGAGCAGCGCGAACCTGTTAAAAGTACCGTGGGTATTGTGATCGATCACAGTGAAAGTCAGACTTTTGGCACACGCGCGCAGGATACTGATACAGCACGCGCGCAATTAATAAATGAACTTTCTCATTATACGCAATTTGAGCTACGCTTTATTGAGGTTGGGAAATCTTCTGATAACCATTATGCATCATCAACGAACTTATTTAACGCTTTAGCACACGCCATATCCGATATACCACCATCTCGCTATGCAGGTACAATTTTAATCACCGATGGGCAAATTCACGATATTCCGTCACTACCAGAGCTTAACCACAATGCACCCATCAACGCTCTTATAACAGGCAAGAAAAACGAATTTGATCGACAGATTAAATTCGTCTCCCCTCCCCGTTTTGCTCTCGTCAATAAACCACAAACTCTGTCTATTTTAGTAGAAGATAAAGGTAAAATCAGGGAATCCGTGCCGGCGCAAGCAAACATTACCGTCAGCGTAAATGGCCAAGATGTCGGCCATTATTCTGTAACTCCCGGTGTCATTTTCCAAACTGAAATCACACTCTCCCACGCAGAAAAAAATGTTATTCAAGTTACAACTGATACATATGAAGGTGAATTAAGCCTTGATAACAACCACGCCATAACTATTATCGAAGGTATTAAAGAAAATTTACGAGTTCTTCTTATTTCGGGTGCACCTTATAATGGTGAGCGTACATGGCGCGATCTTTTAAAAAGTGACTCTAATATCGACCTTGTCCATTTTACTATTTTGCGTCCAGCTGAAAAAGCGGACGATACACCTTCCAGTCAATTATCACTCGTCGTATTTCCCACAACAAAACTATTTGTCGAAGATATTAATAATTTCGATCTCATTATTCTCGACGGTTACCAACATTCAACCACGTTTCCATTAATTTATTACGATTATATCGCTCAATACGTAAAACAGGGCGGCGCACTATTAATGGTGACGGGCCCTGAATTTACTGAAGAATCTTCACTTGCAAAGACGCCTTTGATAAGTGTTCTGCCGGCATTACCGAGTGGTGCAATTATCCAAAAGCCTTTTCGCCCTACATTAACCAAAGAAGGTGAGCGCCACCCTGTTACACGAGATCTCGCGACACCTGCTTATCCAGCGTCGCAATGGGGACGATGGTTGCGGCAAATTGCGATTCAAAACACAGGAAAAAGTATTGCCGTCATGAAAGGAGCCGATGAAGAGCCTCTTTTGCTCCTTTCCCGTGTCGGTGAAGGCCGCGTAGGCATGTTGCTTTCCGATGAAAGCTGGCTTTGGGCACGAGGCTTCGAAGGTGGAGGTCCCTACGCAGCTCTTTACCGCCGCATCTCTCATTGGCTCATGAAAGAACCAGAACTTGAAGAAGAAAAATTAAGCGCTATAAGCGACCATAACCGCTTAACAATTCGCCGACAAACGCTTCAAAATCATCCCGGGCCAACTGAAGTTATTTTTCCTTCTGGAAAAAAAGAAAATATCACCCTCACTAAAGAGAAAGAGGGTATATTTACGGGCGCCATTAACACTGACGAAATAGGGCTATTTACGATCCGCAATGGTGATCAAACAGTACTTTCTCCCGTAGGCATATCCAATAACCTTGAATTTTCTGACTTAATTTCAACAGAGGAAAAACTCGCTCCCATCAGTAAACACACTGGTGGCCATATTATACGTTTACATAATGAGAAAAAAAACGACATTCATCTTCCTCCTATCAAACTCATTCAATCACAAACAGGACAGGTATCTCCCTTTTCCCATTCAATTGTCCTAAAAGAAGCAACTGAAACTCGTTCAGTTAATATCTCTCATTTTTCGTTATTTTCTGGATTTTTTGCGTTACTTACCTGCCTGTTATTACTTGGTGGCACGTGGTATCGTGAAAATTACTAA
- a CDS encoding cation diffusion facilitator family transporter: protein MNTTTIEIQRLTIWSIVVACIVSALRYWAYYITGSVALYSDALESIVNVLSALAAWWAVKVSTKPADQDHPFGHHKAEYFSAILEGVFIIIAAIVILKETWAAFSTVRPLQQPGTWIAIHFVASIINYLWGAILIRQGKIYRSPALKADGVHLMTDVFTSLGILVGLLVAFLSGWAVLDPILAVIVAVHILLQGWKVVKNAAQGLMDAGVELSETVRIRDLISTNACGAIEVHDLRTRVAGRATFIEFHLVVPAAMQVGEAHNICNKIENVLEAEFDNARVIIHVEPENEAKLPPGTTAVPFI from the coding sequence ATGAATACTACAACAATAGAGATACAAAGATTAACCATATGGTCTATTGTCGTGGCTTGTATTGTTTCTGCTCTCAGATATTGGGCATATTACATCACGGGTTCAGTTGCGCTTTATTCTGATGCATTGGAATCAATTGTTAATGTGCTTTCCGCGTTAGCAGCGTGGTGGGCTGTTAAAGTGAGTACGAAGCCGGCTGATCAAGATCATCCTTTTGGGCATCATAAGGCAGAATATTTTTCTGCTATCCTTGAAGGTGTGTTCATTATTATCGCAGCAATTGTGATTTTGAAAGAAACGTGGGCGGCTTTTTCTACTGTTAGACCGTTGCAGCAGCCTGGAACGTGGATTGCTATTCATTTTGTAGCAAGTATTATTAATTATTTGTGGGGAGCGATTCTCATCCGGCAGGGGAAAATTTACCGTTCGCCAGCTCTTAAAGCTGACGGCGTGCATTTAATGACAGATGTCTTTACTTCATTGGGCATTTTAGTTGGATTGCTAGTTGCTTTTTTGAGTGGATGGGCTGTTTTAGATCCGATTTTGGCGGTAATAGTTGCAGTTCACATCCTTTTACAAGGCTGGAAAGTGGTGAAGAATGCTGCTCAAGGGTTAATGGATGCAGGAGTTGAATTAAGCGAAACCGTCCGAATTCGTGATCTTATTTCGACCAATGCGTGCGGCGCAATTGAGGTGCATGATTTACGGACGCGTGTTGCTGGGAGGGCGACCTTTATAGAATTTCACTTAGTTGTGCCGGCAGCAATGCAGGTAGGGGAAGCACACAACATCTGTAATAAAATTGAAAATGTCCTCGAAGCGGAATTTGATAATGCGCGTGTTATTATCCACGTAGAACCTGAAAATGAAGCTAAGTTGCCTCCTGGCACAACGGCTGTCCCTTTTATATAA
- the mnmA gene encoding tRNA 2-thiouridine(34) synthase MnmA, with the protein MFLNSLDLPRPPGESRIVVAMSGGVDSSVVAGLLKKEGYDVVGITLQLYDYGAATNRVGTCCAGQDIEDARRVAEILEIPHYVLDYEARFREAVIDPFAESYAHGETPIPCVACNQTVKFADLLKTAQELGADALATGHYIRSRSHGTHRALFRPLDIDRDQSYFLFATTQEQIDYLRFPLGDLPKARVREIAAEMGFVVAHKHDSQDICFVPRGKYSDIIAKLRPEANNPGVIVHIDGQILGTHSGIVNYTVGQRRGIGIATGEALYVIHIDTENARVIVGPHEMLETHKLFLRNVNWLGDEKLDNFPSDGVDIAVKVRSTRPPHFARLHYKGGLFSVDLLESESGVAPGQACVFYSGHNNEARVLGGGFITRTERTAEAEAMLKRVLCDSKAQAPVLSKAKTVIAYR; encoded by the coding sequence ATGTTTTTGAACAGTCTTGATTTGCCGAGGCCGCCTGGAGAATCTCGCATTGTGGTTGCGATGTCTGGTGGAGTTGATTCATCGGTTGTTGCGGGCCTCTTAAAAAAAGAAGGCTATGATGTAGTCGGGATTACGTTACAGCTTTATGATTATGGCGCTGCGACAAATCGCGTAGGGACGTGTTGTGCAGGGCAAGATATTGAAGACGCGCGTCGCGTGGCGGAAATATTAGAAATTCCTCATTATGTCCTCGATTACGAAGCACGGTTTCGTGAAGCTGTGATTGATCCTTTTGCGGAAAGCTACGCACACGGAGAAACGCCTATACCATGCGTGGCTTGTAATCAAACTGTAAAATTTGCCGATTTGTTAAAAACTGCGCAGGAATTGGGCGCAGACGCATTAGCGACGGGCCACTACATTCGTAGTCGTTCTCACGGCACTCACCGTGCACTGTTCCGTCCCCTCGATATTGATCGTGATCAAAGTTATTTTCTGTTTGCAACGACACAAGAGCAAATTGACTATTTGCGTTTCCCACTTGGCGATCTTCCGAAAGCGCGTGTCCGCGAAATAGCCGCAGAAATGGGTTTTGTTGTTGCTCATAAGCATGATAGCCAAGATATTTGCTTTGTTCCAAGGGGGAAATATTCTGATATTATTGCGAAATTACGACCGGAAGCCAACAATCCTGGGGTCATTGTGCATATTGATGGACAAATTCTGGGCACACATTCAGGGATCGTCAATTACACTGTTGGCCAGCGTCGCGGTATTGGTATTGCAACTGGCGAAGCTCTTTATGTAATTCACATAGATACAGAAAATGCCCGCGTTATTGTTGGTCCGCATGAGATGTTAGAAACACATAAGCTTTTTTTACGTAATGTGAATTGGCTCGGTGATGAGAAATTAGATAATTTTCCCTCTGATGGTGTTGATATAGCTGTAAAAGTTCGTTCAACGCGTCCTCCACATTTTGCTCGTTTACATTATAAAGGAGGCCTTTTTTCTGTTGATTTATTAGAAAGCGAAAGTGGTGTAGCACCTGGTCAAGCTTGTGTTTTTTATAGTGGACATAATAATGAAGCGCGTGTTCTTGGGGGTGGTTTTATTACACGTACAGAACGTACGGCTGAAGCCGAGGCGATGTTAAAACGTGTTTTATGTGATTCGAAAGCACAAGCTCCTGTTTTATCTAAAGCAAAGACGGTTATTGCGTATCGATAG
- a CDS encoding DUF1153 domain-containing protein, which yields MTNLMKTQTKYVIGPDGGPLTIADLPPITTKRWVIRRKAEVVAAVKGGLLSLDEACQRYTLTLEEFLSWQSLVNEHGLAGLRTTKIQHYRH from the coding sequence ATGACTAATTTGATGAAAACACAAACAAAATATGTTATTGGTCCAGACGGCGGTCCACTCACAATCGCCGATTTACCGCCAATAACGACAAAACGCTGGGTTATCCGCCGCAAAGCTGAAGTTGTTGCCGCCGTTAAAGGTGGATTATTAAGTCTCGATGAAGCGTGTCAACGCTACACTTTGACCTTGGAAGAATTTCTTTCATGGCAAAGTTTAGTTAATGAACATGGTTTAGCTGGACTACGGACGACGAAAATCCAACATTACAGGCATTGA
- the ctrA gene encoding response regulator transcription factor CtrA, with protein sequence MRVLLIEDDKTTTQSIELMLKSENFNVYITDLGEEGVDLGKLYDYDIILLDLNLPDISGYDVLRTLRLAKIKTPVLILSGMGGVEDKVRGFGFGADDYMTKPFHKDELIARIHAVVRRSKGHAQSVIITGDLTVNLDAKTVEIAGHPVHLTGKEYQMLELLSLRKGTTLTKEMFLNHLYGGMDEPELKIIDVFICKLRKKLDAISSGVNYIDTVWGRGYVLRDPVEENIRKTA encoded by the coding sequence ATGCGCGTGTTATTAATTGAAGATGATAAAACAACCACTCAAAGCATCGAATTGATGTTAAAATCTGAGAACTTTAATGTCTATATCACTGATTTAGGAGAAGAAGGTGTCGATTTAGGAAAGCTTTATGACTACGACATCATTTTACTTGACCTAAATTTACCTGATATATCAGGCTATGATGTATTACGGACCTTGCGATTGGCGAAAATAAAAACCCCCGTCCTTATTCTTTCCGGCATGGGGGGTGTTGAAGATAAAGTGCGTGGTTTCGGTTTTGGTGCCGACGATTATATGACTAAACCATTCCATAAAGACGAATTGATTGCGCGTATCCACGCTGTCGTGCGTCGTTCTAAAGGTCATGCTCAATCAGTTATTATCACAGGCGACCTGACCGTCAATCTTGACGCGAAAACGGTCGAAATTGCGGGCCATCCTGTTCATTTAACAGGCAAAGAATACCAAATGCTAGAACTTCTCTCTCTACGCAAAGGTACTACTCTTACTAAAGAAATGTTCCTTAATCATCTTTACGGCGGAATGGATGAGCCAGAACTCAAAATTATCGATGTTTTTATTTGCAAATTACGGAAAAAGCTCGATGCTATATCCTCTGGTGTAAACTACATTGATACGGTTTGGGGGCGCGGTTATGTATTACGCGATCCAGTTGAAGAAAACATACGTAAAACTGCCTAA
- the chpT gene encoding histidine phosphotransferase ChpT, which yields MTLAISLKSTDLAALLCSRICHDLISPIGAIQNAMELYDEAGADEDVLQLVRLSVANASARLQFARLAFGSSGMREGQIDTSFAGKIAQQYIAEGKATLKWQAPALILPKDEVRLLLNLLLIANAIVSRGGEISVMVSQDGGKRSFRLEILGKTLRVPANFVELYSGKSLEIDAHTIQPYYTLLLAEETAMKISMNETDGCVILESTKIL from the coding sequence ATGACGTTAGCTATTTCTTTGAAGTCTACCGACCTTGCTGCTTTGCTTTGTAGCCGTATTTGCCACGATTTGATTTCACCTATTGGTGCTATACAAAATGCGATGGAACTTTATGATGAAGCAGGAGCTGATGAAGATGTTTTGCAGTTAGTGCGTTTGTCTGTCGCGAACGCTTCTGCGCGCTTGCAATTTGCGCGGCTAGCATTTGGTTCTTCAGGGATGAGGGAAGGACAAATAGATACGAGCTTTGCCGGAAAAATTGCACAACAATATATAGCAGAAGGGAAAGCAACTTTGAAATGGCAAGCCCCTGCTTTGATTTTGCCGAAGGACGAAGTTAGACTCTTACTTAATTTGTTGTTGATCGCAAATGCAATTGTCTCTCGCGGGGGAGAAATAAGTGTAATGGTTTCACAAGACGGAGGTAAGCGTTCTTTCCGGCTTGAAATTTTGGGTAAAACGCTACGTGTTCCGGCCAATTTTGTCGAGTTATACAGTGGAAAAAGTCTGGAAATCGACGCTCATACGATTCAACCTTATTATACGCTACTTCTTGCCGAGGAAACGGCTATGAAAATAAGCATGAATGAAACTGATGGTTGCGTTATTTTAGAAAGTACAAAAATTCTTTGA
- a CDS encoding DUF1134 domain-containing protein — MSLSLLSRWYINIVFLIYLVFAATNAANAQIQPREQDNQYYSLKEIIDSGHNFFGKTAGGIATAIENIFSRHGRPNAYILGEEASGAFFAGLTYGEGQIFTKHYGQHKVFWQGPSVGWDFGGQGSRLMVLIYNLDSIGNLWGRYGGISGSAYLIAGVGFHILKRDDTLLIPIRTGVGARLGINMGYLKLTSTPTWNPF, encoded by the coding sequence ATGTCTCTCTCTCTCCTATCACGCTGGTACATAAATATTGTATTTTTAATATATCTTGTATTCGCAGCTACAAATGCTGCAAATGCCCAAATTCAACCAAGGGAACAGGATAACCAATATTATTCTCTAAAAGAAATTATTGATTCTGGACATAATTTTTTTGGTAAAACTGCAGGTGGTATAGCAACTGCAATTGAAAATATCTTTTCGCGGCACGGTCGCCCAAATGCTTATATTTTAGGAGAAGAAGCCTCCGGCGCTTTTTTTGCCGGGTTAACCTACGGCGAAGGACAGATTTTTACCAAGCACTACGGTCAACATAAAGTTTTTTGGCAAGGGCCATCAGTGGGATGGGATTTTGGTGGTCAAGGTTCTCGTTTAATGGTCCTAATTTATAATCTCGACAGTATAGGTAATTTATGGGGGCGTTATGGTGGTATTTCAGGTTCAGCCTATTTAATAGCGGGGGTTGGTTTCCATATCCTAAAACGCGATGACACCCTGCTGATCCCAATCCGTACAGGAGTTGGCGCGCGTCTTGGCATCAATATGGGGTATTTAAAATTAACGTCCACACCAACATGGAATCCATTTTAG
- a CDS encoding DegT/DnrJ/EryC1/StrS family aminotransferase produces MQFIDLGAQRVRIGDKIDAAIAHVVASGKYILGPKVTEFEDRLADYLGVKNVIACANGTDALKMPLMAKNIGPGDAVFCPSFTFSATAEVVALVGAEPIFVDVMPDTFNIDVDKLGEAIEMIKKEGRLKPKAIISVDLFGLPADYAKIATVAEKESLFVIADAAQSIGGKNGNVMCGACGDVAATSFYPAKPLGCYGDGGAMMTNDDDLAALLRSILFHGKGKTQYDNVRIGLNSRLDTIQAAILLEKLIILEDEMEKRTVIAQRYSDGLKDIVVVPEVGEGIRCAYAQYTIKVENRDQLKAYLQESSIPTMVYYNTPLHLQPAYKNFSYVKGSLAVSESLGNCVLSLPMYPYLSQSDQDTIIQRIRDFYRS; encoded by the coding sequence ATGCAATTCATTGACCTTGGGGCGCAGCGTGTGCGCATTGGAGACAAAATTGATGCTGCAATCGCACATGTAGTAGCTAGTGGTAAATATATTTTGGGACCGAAAGTAACGGAATTTGAGGATAGGTTAGCAGACTATCTTGGCGTTAAGAACGTGATCGCGTGTGCCAATGGAACTGATGCATTGAAGATGCCTCTCATGGCTAAAAATATTGGCCCAGGTGACGCTGTCTTTTGCCCTAGTTTCACTTTTTCCGCGACTGCCGAAGTTGTTGCTTTGGTGGGAGCGGAACCCATTTTTGTGGATGTTATGCCTGATACATTCAATATCGACGTTGATAAATTGGGTGAAGCGATTGAAATGATCAAAAAAGAGGGACGCCTCAAACCGAAAGCAATTATTTCCGTCGATTTATTTGGCTTACCAGCTGATTACGCTAAGATTGCTACGGTAGCTGAAAAAGAGAGCCTTTTTGTTATCGCAGATGCCGCTCAATCTATAGGAGGTAAAAATGGTAATGTTATGTGCGGAGCTTGTGGTGATGTCGCAGCAACCAGTTTTTATCCGGCAAAACCATTAGGGTGTTACGGTGATGGGGGTGCCATGATGACCAATGATGACGATCTGGCGGCGCTTTTACGTTCGATCTTATTTCATGGCAAAGGGAAGACACAATATGACAATGTACGTATTGGTTTAAATTCGCGGTTGGATACGATTCAAGCGGCCATTTTGTTAGAAAAACTCATCATCTTAGAAGATGAGATGGAAAAGCGTACAGTGATTGCTCAACGCTATTCCGATGGTTTAAAAGATATCGTTGTTGTTCCTGAAGTTGGAGAAGGCATTCGTTGTGCTTATGCGCAATATACCATTAAGGTGGAAAATCGCGATCAATTAAAGGCTTATTTACAAGAAAGTTCTATCCCTACAATGGTTTATTATAATACTCCGTTGCATTTACAACCAGCTTATAAAAATTTTTCGTATGTAAAGGGCTCTCTTGCTGTTTCTGAATCTCTGGGAAATTGCGTTTTAAGTTTACCTATGTATCCCTATTTATCGCAGAGTGATCAGGATACGATTATCCAGCGCATAAGGGATTTTTATCGCTCTTAA